A DNA window from Malus domestica chromosome 12, GDT2T_hap1 contains the following coding sequences:
- the LOC103423505 gene encoding uncharacterized protein — protein sequence MRRRRGDDLSFMTSRKDVKKAMNKALKVKESRSTDKNNEITPAAVNMLKESNAVSIAVFETLLSFIAVSKSKSNHWFSKLVQPKRVACEEVEDTNELEKVDVALNSLISDKSRKFDYTIELENVQCFLQELEAKIQDIEEGIEGLFRRLIKARVALLNIFNH from the coding sequence ATGCGCAGAAGACGAGGAGATGACTTGAGCTTCATGACCTCTAGAAAGGATGTCAAGAAGGCGATGAACAAGGCCTTGAAGGTCAAGGAAAGCAGGTCCACAGACAAAAACAACGAGATTACTCCAGCAGCGGTCAACATGTTGAAAGAATCAAATGCAGTCTCCATAGCTGTGTTTGAAACCTTGTTGTCATTTATTGCTGTATCGAAATCAAAGTCCAACCATTGGTTCTCCAAGTTGGTGCAGCCCAAAAGAGTAGCTTGCGAGGAAGTTGAGGATACAAATGAACTTGAGAAGGTGGATGTTGCATTGAACTCTCTTATTAGTGACAAGTCAAGGAAATTTGATTACACAATCGAACTCGAGAATGTTCAATGTTTTCTCCAAGAATTGGAGGCAAAAATTCAAGATATCGAAGAAGGAATCGAGGGACTATTTAGGCGTTTAATCAAAGCCAGAGTCGCTCTTCTCAACATATTCAACCATTAG